A window from Fusarium musae strain F31 chromosome 8, whole genome shotgun sequence encodes these proteins:
- a CDS encoding hypothetical protein (EggNog:ENOG41), whose protein sequence is MVGIGGGVPGEDFDIRLGDIVVGTRVVQHDLGKIMGTGRIQHTAVPRTLAHLIGKALSCLQAEHQPHSSRIPLILEEKFKAYPAYARPTTADRLFSSAYQHKSRAQSCDECSPSALKRRSERNTANPYIYYGTIASGNQVIKSSTVRDKVSQELNAICFEMEAAGLNDICPCLSVRGICDYSDSHKSKEWQEYAAATAAAFAREFLEKLPPTEEISASTPESVQEQDDWLQNEKYSKILRDLRETDPRDDKSRIEDTKGGLLEDAYRWILENDKFKEWYNASQSELLWIKGDPGKGKTMLLCGLINEFEKEHCLLSYFFCQATEARLSNATAVLRGLIYLLLVKCPPLISYIEEKHDHAGKQLFEDGNAWQALSKIFKAMIEDPLLDGVLLIVDALDECTTDQEKLLDLIIRSSNVKWIVTSRNWLEIEQMLDRSTQKVRLQLELNQDSVSKAVETFIDWKVEELARNKQYDAKLRSDVKSYLADNADGTFLWVALVCQGLSDNKVLRKRHTRLRLEEFPKGLDSLYGRMMEYISSLQDAEICREILALASVVRRPVNLTELKTLLGSQYEDDDGDLAEVIGCCGSFLTLREDTIYFLHQSAKDFLIKRALDQISPSGLAYQHRLIFERSLQALSETLRRDICQLGHPGFKIDDVSTDMLKPLDLIRYSCVYWVDHLCNAETSRLSDTLRNGGDIHVFIQEKYLYWLESLGLLSNTVEGVKAMYKLEELATRFTAPFPVTILLRDARRFMLTHRRSIEIAPLQAYASALVFSPESSFIRELFKDEEPNWMVLKPKMDKNWDNCIQTLEGHGRGEVSVAVSPDGRLIASVGRDRTVKIWDIATGVCRHTLEGHEGPIFSVAFLPDGKRLASTLYTIKIWDTKTGLCLQTLEGHDRFVASVASSPDGQYLASGSSDQTIKIWSSKTGKCLKTFKGHTGAYVQ, encoded by the exons ATGGTTGGGATTGGCGGCGGGGTCCCTGGGGAGGACTTTGACATTCGTTTAGGCGACATAGTTGTTGGTACTCGCGTGGTGCAGCACGATCTTGGGAAGATCATGGGAACTGGGCGAATCCAACATACTGCAGTCCCGAGGACTTTGGCCCATCTGATTGGCAAAGCTTTATCGTGCCTACAAGCGGAGCATCAACCGCATAGCAGCCGGATTCCCCTCATATTGGAAGAAAAGTTCAAAGCGTATCCAGCCTACGCCCGCCCAACTACAGCGGAtcgtctcttctcttcagcatACCAGCACAAATCTCGAGCACAAAGCTGCGATGAATGCAGCCCTTCGGCACTGAAACGGAGAAGCGAGCGGAATACAGCTAATCCATATATCTATTATGGTACCATCGCCTCAGGAAATcaagttataaaaagctcAACAGTTCGCGACAAGGTCTCCCAGGAACTCAATGCCATTTGTTTCGAGATGGAAGCGGCTGGCCTTAACGATATATGCCCCTGTCTGTCAGTACGGGGAATCTGTGATTATTCTGACTCTCATAAGAGCAAGGAATGGCAAGAATATGCTGCCGCCACCGCTGCCGCATTTGCAAGAGAATTCCTGGAAAAGCTCCCTCCTACAGAAGAAATCTCTGCAAGCACACCGGAGAGTGTCCAAGAACAGGACGATTGGCTTCAGAACGAAAAGTACAGCAAGATTTTGCGCGATCTGCGCGAGACTGATCCTCGTGATGACAAAAGCCGTATCGAAGATACGAAAGGTGGACTGCTGGAAGATGCGTACCGCTGGATTCTTGAGAACGACAAATTTAAAGAATGGTATAATGCTTCCCAGAGTGAGCTTCTTTGGATCAAAGGCGACCCTGGCAAGGGTAAAACAATGTTGCTATGTGGGCTCATCAATGAATTTGAGAAAGAGCATTGTCTCTTGTCCTACTTCTTTTGTCAAGCCACTGAAGCACGATTGAGTAACGCGACAGCCGTGCTCCGTGGTCTGATCTACTTGCTTCTTGTTAAATGTCCTCCGCTTATCTCTTACATCGAGGAGAAGCATGATCATGCGGGCAAGCAGCTCTTTGAGGATGGTAATGCATGGCAAGCTctctccaagatcttcaaggcAATGATCGAGGACCCACTACTAGATGGCGTTCTCCTGATtgttgatgctcttgacgAGTGTACAACAGACCaagagaagcttcttgacttgATAATCAGGTCTAGTAATGTCAAGTGGATCGTGACTAGCCGTAACTGGCTGGAAATCGAACAGATGCTAGATCGTTCCACTCAGAAAGTCAGACTTCAGCTTGAATTGAATCAAGACTCAGTTTCCAAGGCCGTCGAGACATTCATCGATTGGAAGGTGGAGGAGTTGGCTAGAAACAAGCAATACGACGCAAAGCTCAGAAGCGACGTCAAGAGCTATTTAGCTGACAATGCTGATGGAACGTTCCTATGGGTCGCTTTGGTTTGTCAAGGGCTCTCAGACAATAAGGTGCTGCGTAAACGTCACACCCGCCTCAGGCTAGAAGAATTTCCGAAGGGACTTGACTCGCTGTATGGAAGAATGATGGAATATATCTCTTCTCTACAGGATGCAGAGATATGCAGAGAGATACTGGCTCTTGCTTCTGTTGTGCGTCGACCGGTTAACTTAACTGAGTTGAAAACTCTTTTGGGGTCACAgtatgaggatgatgatggtgaccTGGCAGAAGTCATTGGTTGCTGCGGTTCTTTCTTGACACTCCGGGAAGATACTATCTACTTCCTGCATCAGTCGGCCAAAGACTTCTTGATAAAAAGGGCGTTAGACCAGATTTCACCGTCAGGTCTTGCATATCAACATAGGCTTATCTTCGAGAGGTCGTTGCAGGCACTTTCTGAGACTCTGAGACGTGACATCTGCCAACTCGGCCATCCGGGGTTTAAGATCGATGACGTGTCAACCGATATGCTCAAGCCGCTGGATCTCATTCGATACTCCTGCGTTTATTGGGTAGATCATCTTTGCAACGCTGAAACCTCCAGGCTCAGTGATACTCTGAGAAACGGTGGCGATATTCACGTATTTATCCAAGAGAAGTATTTATACTGGCTGGAATCTCTCGGTCTCTTAAGTAACACCGTAGAGGGAGTCAAGGCCATGTACAAGCTCGAGGAACTGGCTACT AGATTCACCGCACCATTCCCAGTGACGATACTGCTTCGAGATGCGCGCCGTTTTATGCTCACCCATAGGAGATCGATCGAGATCGCCCCATTGCAAGCTTATGCCTCAGCACTAGTCTTTAGTCCAGAGTCTAGCTTCATTCGTGAGCTAttcaaagatgaagagccgAACTGGATGGTACTGAAGCCAAAAATGGACAAGAACTGGGACAATTGCATACAAACCCTTGAGGGCCATGGCCGTGGAGAAGTATCGGTGGCCGTCTCACCAGACGGTCGGCTTATTGCATCGGTTGGACGCGATCGGACAGTTAAAATATGGGATATAGCAACAGGCGTATGTCGACATACTCTAGAGGGTCATGAGGGCCCTATCTTTTCTGTCGCCTTCCTGCCAGATGGAAAACGTCTCGCATCGACCCTATACACTATTAAGATATGGGACACAAAAACAGGATTATGTCTACAAACGCTAGAGGGTCACGACAGATTCGTGGCTTCAGTGGCTTCCTCTCCAGATGGTCAATATCTTGCATCGGGATCTTCTGATCAGACAATTAAGATCTGGAGTTCAAAAACAGGAAAATGTCTGAAGACTTTTAAAGGCCACACTGGAGCG TATGTTCAGTAG
- a CDS encoding hypothetical protein (EggNog:ENOG41) has translation MNCSGPIIRLRWSQKHQARPDNRIQKRTTHTKHSSATSHSAIPDQPEATLSGSGFSSLPSIFGSPAIEGSYASHGGDDWIDEAFGGMLPELMSFGLIPNASTTTIQTPELLQMADDFGATAESAGLSPKEALHQECDIPTSPIASLPIDTNRPQTVSSQPAQVVETPQPYTSTVVDRPFNDYSTILVEYYFKDTAAILALYDSEMNPFRSTVSRAWASSELIYCTLQSMAASFLSNVYPQLLRTGLYFRQKAIHLLNDLDDSEIHEQALIALFMIGGTASWFNVNDTGSEYFPRLKKHVQSLKTSGRMSPTGHSQAFFENTLACWEMFLAFVVDGDEDEVFDSPHLPLLPADKDPEPGSIFPVVQIPHPVTGVAHEIHTTLARVGRLVRRNRRRAMSKQFLTRESILEANREVDEAAELEVFLTNLQVPLESAIVQTGDSQTPTWHLTALAEVYRFVGLIQLYHVFPDTLVSRMNLQNSHAGGEVTEISAHEAEERLRQFTLKAVEILRSIPAESGTKDFHPFLIVAVCSALTIPVVEVSASPQSMAGLGNSLALVAAEVHRARGFLRGRLQLLLHSLPKNPIQRCIDIVEATWAETDNRHGSSGRPAYWMDVMMQNNWETFMA, from the exons ATGAACTGCTCTGGGCCCATCATCCGTCTGAGATGGTCACAGAAGCACCAAGCACGTCCCGATAACAGAATCCAAAAGCGAACAACACATACGAAGCACTCCTCGGCGACTAGTCACTCTGCTATTCCAGATCAGCCGGAAGCCACTCTCTCGGGTTCAGGCTTCTCTTCATTGCCATCAATATTTGGCTCTCCTGCCATCGAGGGAAGTTATGCCAGCCACGGTGGTGATGACTGGATCGACGAAGCGTTTGGAGGCATGCTGCCCGAGCTCATGTCATTTGGCCTCATACCGAACGCTAGCACGACAACAATCCAGACGCCAGAACTTCTACAAATGGCAGACGATTTCGGCGCAACAGCCGAGTCGGCAGGATTGAGCCCAAAAGAAGCATTACACCAAGAGTGTGATATCCCAACATCACCCATAGCATCTCTACCAATTGATACGAACCGACCGCAAACCGTTTCATCTCAACCAGCTCAGGTTGTAGAGACGCCTCAACCTTACACTTCAACAGTTGTCGATCGACCCTTCAACGATTACAGTACCATTCTTGTCGAGTACTACTTCAAAGACACTGCGGCTATTCTCGCCTTGTACGACAGTGAGATGAACCCATTCCGATCAACGGTCTCTCGCGCATGGGCATCCTCTGAGCTCATATACTGTACACTGCAGAGCATGGCTGCGTCCTTCCTCTCCAACGTCTATCCTCAGTTGCTACGTACCGGACTATATTTCCGACAAAAGGCTATCCATCTTCTGAACGACCTCGACGACTCTGAAATTCATGAGCAGGCGCTCATTGCTTTATTCATGATCGGCGGAACAGCTAGTTGGTTCAATGTCAACGATACTGGTTCAGAGTATTTCCCCCGCCTCAAGAAACATGTACAGAGTCTCAAGACTTCGGGTCGCATGTCGCCAACGGGTCATAGCCAAGCATTTTTTGAGAACACTTTGGCGTGTTGGGAAATGTTTCTAGCCTTTGTGgtcgatggcgatgaggatgaggtttTCGACTCGCCGCATTTACCACTATT ACCGGCAGACAAAGACCCAGAACCTGGATCGATATTCCCTGTGGTCCAGATACCTCATCCTGTAACCGGAGTCGCGCACGAGATCCACACAACTCTGGCAAGGGTTGGTCGTTTGGTCCGAAGAAATCGTCGTCGCGCCATGTCCAAGCAATTCCTCACACGGGAGAGCATTCTAGAGGCCAATCGCGAAGTTGACGAAGCAGCGGAATTGGAAGTATTTCTCACCAACCTGCAAGTTCCGTTAGAGTCGGCGATAGTGCAAACGGGCGACTCACAGACACCGACTTGGCATCTCACGGCACTTGCAGAAGTATATCGCTTTGTTGGCCTTATTCAGCTATATCACGTCTTTCCCGACACCCTAGTATCGAGGATGAACCTCCAGAACTCACATGCTGGGGGGGAAGTCACCGAAATATCCGCGCATGAAGCGGAGGAGAGACTGAGACAGTTCACGCTCAAGGCCGTCGAGATCCTCCGCTCAATACCGGCTGAGTCTGGGACCAAGGACTTTCATCCATTTTTGATCGTTGCTGTCTGCAGTGCGCTTACAATTCCGGTTGTTGAAGTGTCAGCTTCTCCGCAGAGCATGGCGGGTTTGGGAAACTCGTTGGCTCTAGTGGCGGCTGAAGTTCACCGGGCGCGGGGTTTTCTGAGGGGTCGACTACAGCTTCTGTTGCATTCTCTACCAAAAAACCCAATCCAGCGGTGTATTGACATTGTTGAAGCTACTTGGGCAGAGACAGATAATCGGCATGGGAGTTCGGGACGACCTGCGTACTGGATGGATGTGATGATGCAGAACAATTGGGAGACTTTTATGGCATGA
- a CDS encoding hypothetical protein (EggNog:ENOG41) — translation MRINHVLPILPLAGLTLGCNHHHNDKKWTAEELAELEAKWGFDWAFGGIGTFAHLNHVKCLTEPTEPYDIAIIGAPFDTAVTYRPGARFGPRSIRHASGRQHSLRGYNPRADINPYQNWAKIVDCGDIPITPIDNDIAQKQMTLALEQLGMRRTVSSISSKPKLFTLGGDHSLTLPALRALKKVYGDREIQVLHFDAHLDTWNPHAYPSYWGTTPFNHGSMFWLANQEGLLSNSSSHPSVHAGLRTRLTGIQDNEDDTAQNWIRFSADDIDKIGTQGIIDGIMKILGTENLVYLSVDIDVLDPAFAPGTGTPEPGGWSTREFINILRGIEGLNLVGADVVEVSPIYQGAGEETTFAAAQVVYEILTSMVKRGLQDLGRSDKATKDEL, via the exons ATGAGAATCAACCACGTGCTCCCAATTCTCCCCCTCGCCGGGCTGACCCTTGGGTGCAACCACCATCACAACGATAAGAAATGGACTGCTGAAGAGttggctgagcttgaggcaaAATGGGGTTTCGAC TGGGCATTCGGTGGTATTGGCACTTTCGCGCACCTGAATCACGTTAAATGCTTGACAGAGCCAACAGAGCCTTACGACATTGCCATTATAGGCGCTCCATTCGACACCGCTGTGACGTATCGTCCTGGCGCACGATTCGGTCCACGCAGCATTCGACATGCCTCAGGGCGCCAGCACTCCCTTCGCGGCTACAATCCCCGAGCAGACATCAATCCATATCAAAACTGGGCTAAGATCGTGGACTGCGGAGATATCCCCATAACACCTATCGATAACGATATTGCCCAGAAGCAGATGACGCTGGCGCTGGAGCAATTGGGAATGCGTAGAACTGTGTCATCTATATCTTCGAAGCCCAAGCTCTTCACGCTCGGTGGCGATCACAGCTTGACTTTGCCGGCCCTTAGGGCATTGAAGAAGGTCTATGGAGATCGTGAGATCCAAGTCCTTCATTTCGATG CCCACCTGGACACTTGGAATCCTCACGCATATCCCTCTTACTGGGGAACAACACCATTCAACCATGGATCCATGTTCTGGCTAGCCAACCAGGAAGGGCTTCTGTCCAACTCATCATCCCATCCTTCGGTCCACGCTGGCTTGCGAACACGGCTCACGGGCATACAAGACAACGAAGACGATACTGCGCAGAATTGGATCAGATTCTCCGCTGATGATATCGACAAAATTGGTACTCAAGGCATAATCGATGGCATAATGAAGATTCTAGGCACCGAGAATCTGGTCTATCTATCAGTAGATATTGACGTACTTGATCCAGCCTTTGCGCCAGGAACTGGCACGCCTGAGCCAGGTGGTTGGTCTACCAGagagtttattaatatcttgaGAGGTATTGAAGGTCTGAACCTGGTTGGCGCTGATGTTGTAGAGGTTTCGCCTATCTACCAGGGGGCCGGTGAAGAGACGACTTTTGCGGCTGCACAGGTCGTTTATGAGATTTTAACGTCTATGGTTAAGAGAGGACTACAGGACCTAGGAAGATCAGACAAGGCTACTAAGGATGAGCTATGA
- a CDS encoding hypothetical protein (EggNog:ENOG41), with protein MDLGLDLQDNVVVVTGAGGQIGQVIVEAFLSAGCFVGGFEIDKSKFVKEHHNLFWVAVDTTDEDGMATAWESVEERFNATPTVCVCAAAVDLSFIKHHSSITKMPTSQFRRILDINTTGTFITAKLWLQHVEIMAKKSDTKPNGVNGSHSTSAIPSKRKERNISLIIIGSEAGDFGVAGNPDYAASKAAVQFGLVLSLAPDAARVHPSARVNSISPGAVDTKRFSAECAEDSSGTLQWIESEATVAQRKAVDVEGIAKMCLVLASENWSPSVTGQNVRLNGGKSGKLFWNQSGDALW; from the exons ATGGATCTCGGACTAGATCTTCAAGACAATGTGGTCGTTGTCACGGGCGCAGGTGGACAGATAGGCCAGGTCATTGTCGAAGCCTTTCTAAGCGCTGGCTGTTTCGTCGGTGGCTTCGAAATCGACAAGTCCAAGTTTGTCAAGGAGCATCATAATCTCTTCTGGGTAGCGGTCGACACTACCGATGAGGATGGCATGGCCACTGCGTGGGAGAGCGTTGAAGAACGGTTCAATGCGACTCCTACAGTTTGTGTCTGCGCAGCTGCTGTTgatctcagcttcatcaagcaCCATTCGTCTATTACAAAGATGCCGACAAGTCAATTTCGCAGAATTCTCGATATA AATACAACAGGAACTTTCATAACGGCAAAGCTATGGCTTCAACACGTAGAGATCATGGCCAAGAAGAGTGATACGAAACCGAATGGCGTAAATGGCTCGCATTCGACATCAGCAATACCATCGAAGAGGAAAGAACGGAACATTTCATTGATAATAATCGGTTCAGAAGCTGGAGACTTTGGAGTCGCCGGTAACCCAGATTACGCAGCAAGCAAAGCGGCAGTACAATTCGGTCTCGTTTTATCTCTAGCCCCAGACGCTGCCCGAGTCCACCCATCAGCGAGGGTCAACTCCATTTCACCTGGAGCAGTAGACACCAAGAGATTCAGTGCGGAGTGCGCGGAGGACAGCTCCGGTACGCTCCAGTGGATCGAGTCCGAGGCGACGGTTGCTCAGAGGAAGGCGGTCGATGTAGAGGGCATTGCCAAGATGTGTTTAGTTCTGGCGAGTGAGAACTGGTCTCCTTCAGTTACTGGACAGAATGTGAGGCTCAACGGCGGGAAAAGTGGGAAGCTCTTTTGGAACCAGAGTGGTGATGCTTTGTGGTGA